A stretch of the Halomonas sp. BDJS001 genome encodes the following:
- a CDS encoding L,D-transpeptidase family protein produces MNPHPLQTIKQLCVSSIALGAWLFASSATADNSELPKGHFLLPEVGNMVGQVYTVTAAEDDTLLDIARIHNVGYEEIRMANPDVSLWVPGEGTEVTIPGQFILPDEERTGIVINVAELRLYYYPDVEAGEAPRVETYPIGIGRDAYNTPLGITETTMRLENPAWYPPESIRREAAERGDPAPAVVPPGADNPLGKYAILLDIPGYLIHGTNQPDGIGMRASRGCIRMHPEDIESVFWRVPVGTQVNIIDSPIKVGWDTSGKGYIQAFTATDENAYGMDTLLNVVGLIEQHEGGNTHSVNYEQVREVLERANGQIVPLS; encoded by the coding sequence ATGAATCCCCACCCTTTGCAGACTATCAAGCAGCTTTGCGTCAGCAGTATTGCCTTAGGCGCATGGCTTTTTGCCTCAAGCGCGACAGCCGATAACAGCGAGCTCCCCAAAGGGCATTTTCTGCTGCCTGAAGTGGGCAACATGGTTGGCCAGGTGTATACCGTCACAGCGGCCGAAGACGACACGCTGCTGGATATTGCCCGCATACACAATGTGGGCTATGAAGAAATTCGTATGGCTAATCCTGATGTTAGCCTCTGGGTTCCGGGAGAAGGGACAGAGGTCACCATCCCCGGGCAGTTTATTCTTCCCGATGAAGAGCGAACAGGGATCGTTATCAATGTGGCGGAATTGCGTCTCTACTACTACCCCGATGTCGAGGCTGGAGAAGCGCCGCGGGTGGAGACTTATCCTATTGGTATTGGTCGTGACGCTTATAATACCCCGCTGGGGATTACCGAGACGACCATGCGCCTTGAAAACCCAGCCTGGTACCCACCTGAGTCGATTCGTCGTGAAGCTGCAGAGCGCGGTGATCCTGCCCCCGCGGTTGTGCCCCCCGGCGCCGATAACCCCTTAGGTAAATACGCTATTCTGCTGGATATTCCCGGTTACCTGATTCATGGCACCAACCAGCCTGATGGGATTGGTATGCGCGCTAGCCGTGGCTGTATCCGCATGCACCCTGAAGATATTGAGTCGGTCTTTTGGCGGGTGCCAGTCGGCACGCAAGTCAATATTATCGATTCTCCTATCAAAGTAGGCTGGGATACCAGCGGTAAAGGCTACATCCAGGCGTTTACCGCCACGGATGAAAACGCTTATGGCATGGATACGCTGTTAAACGTGGTCGGGCTTATTGAACAGCACGAGGGCGGTAACACACATAGCGTCAATTATGAGCAGGTGCGCGAAGTGCTGGAGCGGGCCAACGGGCAAATTGTTCCGCTTAGCTAG
- a CDS encoding 2OG-Fe(II) oxygenase: MTPNVATPSPALQPATQITLVDALVEQGWYVGREVIDLELCATLNQELLHRAAYNGLDEAGIGRGQQHLLRKDIRGDAIHWLDRESAAQRRYLDAMSELQQALNHALFLGLFEYEAHFAHYPPGAFYQRHLDSFRGRANRVISTVGYLTPNWPSDGGGEMVIYHPDDPSQEVARVIPEAGTFACFLSETIPHEVLPTRHPRTSIAGWFRRNASLGGVLDPAR, encoded by the coding sequence ATGACACCCAATGTTGCTACGCCGTCACCTGCACTACAGCCTGCAACGCAGATCACCCTGGTGGATGCGCTGGTTGAACAGGGCTGGTATGTGGGCCGCGAGGTCATCGACCTGGAACTATGCGCCACGCTGAACCAAGAGTTGCTGCACCGGGCGGCGTATAACGGACTGGATGAAGCGGGCATTGGCCGCGGTCAACAGCACCTGCTGCGTAAAGATATCCGCGGTGACGCTATTCACTGGCTTGATCGAGAAAGCGCTGCCCAGCGGCGTTACTTAGACGCCATGAGCGAGCTACAGCAGGCGCTTAACCACGCGCTGTTTTTAGGCCTGTTTGAGTACGAGGCCCACTTTGCCCACTATCCTCCCGGCGCTTTTTATCAACGTCATCTGGATAGTTTTCGCGGTCGCGCCAACCGGGTTATCTCAACGGTTGGCTATCTGACCCCCAACTGGCCAAGCGATGGCGGCGGTGAAATGGTAATTTATCATCCTGACGACCCCAGCCAGGAAGTCGCCCGGGTCATCCCCGAAGCAGGCACTTTCGCCTGTTTTCTCTCTGAAACCATTCCCCACGAAGTACTGCCAACCCGCCACCCGCGCACCAGCATCGCGGGCTGGTTTAGGCGCAATGCGTCGCTGGGTGGCGTACTTGACCCTGCACGTTAG
- a CDS encoding CoA pyrophosphatase, giving the protein MLEKLRKRLQQLTPQRLDHIVMPEAAVLLPIVERPVPTLLFTRRANHLSTHSGQVAFPGGKRESFDADLYATALREAEEEIALDPALVQPLGRLSDVISLHGIRVTPWVGIIPPDLPLVADPGELDAIFEVPLSHFLDDHRTHTDVITVDGLAHYVPSYRVDGHVIWGLSAMMLVELLAEGFGMPIDLYQRPHGPLRHYPERKSRLSTSSTTVSGSAPSRSNQ; this is encoded by the coding sequence ATGTTAGAGAAACTGCGTAAACGGCTGCAACAGCTGACTCCTCAACGCTTGGATCACATCGTGATGCCCGAGGCCGCCGTGCTGTTGCCGATTGTCGAGCGCCCAGTGCCTACTTTACTGTTTACCCGCCGCGCCAATCATTTGAGCACCCATAGCGGCCAGGTGGCGTTCCCGGGAGGTAAGCGCGAATCCTTTGACGCTGATCTCTACGCGACGGCGCTTCGTGAGGCAGAAGAGGAGATTGCCCTTGACCCCGCTCTGGTGCAACCCCTGGGGCGGCTGTCGGACGTTATTTCGCTGCACGGCATTCGCGTCACCCCCTGGGTGGGCATTATTCCGCCGGATCTACCCTTGGTAGCCGACCCTGGCGAATTAGATGCCATTTTTGAAGTACCGCTGAGCCACTTTCTAGACGACCACCGTACGCATACCGATGTGATTACCGTGGATGGGCTCGCCCACTACGTGCCCAGCTATCGCGTAGACGGCCATGTTATCTGGGGGCTTTCAGCCATGATGCTAGTGGAGCTACTGGCCGAAGGTTTTGGTATGCCGATCGACCTATATCAACGCCCTCACGGACCTTTACGCCACTACCCTGAACGCAAAAGCCGTCTCTCAACATCCTCCACGACCGTTTCGGGCTCGGCGCCATCGAGATCCAACCAATGA
- a CDS encoding NUDIX hydrolase, which produces MNFCSQCGAKVRFAVPEGDDRPRYLCDACGTIHYQNPRIVAGTLPVSGSKVLLCKRAISPRKGYWTLPAGYMENAESTQQAASRETREEACAEVELANLYTLIDLPHINQVYMIFRAELVGGFSAGPESLEVALFEEHEIPWDELAFTTIERTLRHFYADRALNEFPLHISMVTPEDRERYFGSA; this is translated from the coding sequence ATGAATTTCTGTAGCCAGTGTGGTGCTAAAGTACGTTTTGCCGTCCCGGAAGGGGATGACCGTCCGCGCTACCTGTGCGATGCCTGCGGCACGATACACTATCAGAATCCGCGCATCGTGGCCGGTACGCTGCCCGTCAGCGGTAGTAAAGTGCTGCTCTGTAAGCGCGCGATTTCACCGCGCAAAGGCTACTGGACGCTGCCCGCTGGCTATATGGAAAATGCCGAGTCAACCCAGCAGGCAGCTTCCAGAGAGACCCGGGAAGAGGCCTGTGCCGAAGTCGAGCTGGCCAACCTCTACACGCTCATTGACCTACCGCATATCAATCAGGTGTATATGATTTTCCGCGCCGAGCTGGTGGGGGGCTTTAGCGCCGGGCCGGAAAGCCTGGAAGTCGCGCTATTTGAAGAGCACGAAATCCCCTGGGATGAATTGGCTTTCACCACCATTGAGCGCACGCTACGTCACTTTTACGCTGACCGCGCCCTCAATGAGTTTCCGCTGCATATCAGCATGGTGACCCCCGAAGACCGCGAGCGCTATTTTGGCAGCGCGTGA
- a CDS encoding NGG1p interacting factor NIF3: MYKLAFFVPIEDADSVKQAVFEAGAGRMGAYENVCFQTRGTGQFRPTEGAHPHIGSVGSLEKVEEFKVELLCEEAHIHGAIAALKLAHPYEEVAYDVWQLADL, encoded by the coding sequence ATGTATAAGCTCGCTTTTTTTGTTCCCATAGAAGATGCCGACAGCGTCAAGCAGGCGGTATTTGAAGCCGGTGCCGGGCGTATGGGAGCATACGAAAACGTCTGTTTTCAAACCCGCGGCACGGGGCAGTTTCGCCCAACAGAGGGCGCCCACCCGCATATCGGCTCGGTGGGCAGTTTGGAAAAGGTCGAGGAGTTCAAAGTCGAGCTGCTGTGCGAGGAAGCGCATATTCACGGCGCCATCGCGGCCTTAAAACTAGCCCACCCCTACGAAGAAGTCGCTTATGATGTATGGCAGTTGGCCGATCTGTAA